In Zingiber officinale cultivar Zhangliang chromosome 3A, Zo_v1.1, whole genome shotgun sequence, the DNA window CCATATCGCCATGGCTAAGGAAGATTGCAAACGAGAGAGAAAGAAAAGCACATATATATGATTCAAAGcaaacctgcgaagaagaagaagtggaaattggaacttctcttctcttcttgttgTTCTTTACGTTATCGTCAGGCGCAGGAAATCGGAAGAAGCCAAGAAGGCGAATGGGTGGAAATGGAGAGATGGCGTGCGCGTGGAAGGGGACGCCGGAGTCGTGGAGGAACGGGTGATCTGCTCTAAAAAGTAAAAATCACTTGGCTGGTCTCCATGTTTGACCCAGAAAGAAACTTCTTCAACGTTTGAATTCTTCCTTCTTAGGGAAATATTCATTTCACTCTCTCCTAATTCGTGTTTtcgttaaaaaaaacaaaacagaaGACAACTTTCCGAGCGATTGGTTGGGAGAGCCTttacttatttaaaaatgattattttatatataattttaatagaaTCATCCAAAATATTTACTTTTATCATTTCATCCTTAAACTTTAGAAAAATACAATTATtctatatataattttgatagggttataaataaattaaatattcataagtatattttatatttatattaatatgCAATTAGCTcggtaagaatttatttatatttattttaatatacataaaattaattaaatgaataaatttaaataatttattaaaatatatatatatatatatatatatatatatatatatatatatatatatatagttgattGTGAGCGGCTCAATTACAACTTAACTCGAATTCAAATTTGATTGAGCTCGAGTCGAGCTCAAGCCAATTTAATTAGAAATTGAGCTGATCTCAaacctaattaattattattagcTCGATGACTTGTCAAGTAAAATGAGTCAAATGAGTCaacaataatatatatttttataagatataatatattaatttatttattaataaataataaagaaatttGAGCTCGAGCCCATAATTAAATAAGCTCAGCTCTACGAGCTTGAGCGAGCACGAGCTCAAACTAGTATAAATGAAGTTGAGTCGAGCTTGAGCCCACTCGAATTCATTTAAAGCCCTAGATAGAACCGTATTTGAAAGGTAATACACCAAAGGAGCACGTAAATTTAGAAAATGTTTAACGTACCATGCTTTGAATGATCAAAAGGCACATTGATTTGGATGACATTCCTGTCCTACCCCTTCTACAAACCATAGATTTTAATTGGTACTTGTAAATTATCTGGGTCATATttaaaagattaaatataaaaattatttgtgTGTTTTAATGCATGCAATCTAAAtatctttcttcctctttctccaATTGAGTAAAGCAAATCTCTTTCCTTTTCTCTCGCGTATTGATTTATATaactcaaatttatttttttaagttaaatactAAAGTCAAAATCAATATTTAAGATCAGTGGATTTCAGTCAAAATATAATGATTGACATAGAAAATTTGAATTGTACTCATTCCAAGtcctataaatttctaaaatgaCAAAAAATCTAAATATGCTGTCATTTATTGTTTTCGGGCAATCCTATTAGTCACAAGAAGAAAAATTCTTTAGTTAAAATGCCTGAACCTAGTCTCTAGGAAATCAGGTTAAACTTTTTAGCTgaaaattaacataaaattataacATCTCTAGAAAACCTGAAATATGGACTTTTTACTATCTCAAAAATTCACAAGACTTGAAATAAATACAATTTTAACTCTCTAAGTCGATCAATGAATTTTGACTGAAATCCACTTATAGATTTAGTCTATTTAGATTTTTACAAACTTACACTAATCTGGTAGAGTTCAGTTAGAAAAAGGTAAATATGGTGGTAAACCTTGAATTTTATCAATGAACACCGTAGGCCTAGTGTGACGAGACCAAGCCCAACTAGTGTGGAGTAAAATAGGGCCATGTTGGGATTAAAATGAGAGTAGATCAGGACCAAGTTTGCAGAAATCTAAATAGTCTAAGTCCATCATAGGTTCCGATCAAAACCCAACCAAGAGAGCTTAGATTACATGTATTTCAAGTTCTGTGAATTTCTAAGGTGGTAAAGAATCTAAAAATGTCTTCCATTACTAATTCAGGCTTCCCAGAGATATTTTAGCATTATGCTAACTTTTAGCTAAAACGCTTGGGTCTATCTAGTCTCCTAGATATCACGTTGGACCTAACATAAAAGTAGACTAGTACCAAGTTGGACTGGATCTCCCTACACCAAACCAACTTAGTCTTGGCCTGCTTTTAGATCAAATCAAACATGATCTTGGTCTCCTGATCAAGCTCATACGTTCTAGCtgaatattttttttcctccatATTACTATGGAAGCTTGAAAAGTAAAAGAGAGTAGATTTGAACTCATTGACACTTCAGAAACTCATAGAGACTTAGAATGAATGCATTCGAAACTTTCAAGGTTGATTAGGTTGATTAGTAGATTTTGATCGAAATTTATTGATAGACTTATACTATTTGGATTTTCTATGAATTGATAATCATATGAAAAAGTAGAGTTTGGAGAAGGTAAATTTGATAAatctttgttttaattttatagttaaattaaaaaaattaattcggATAGTATAAATCAACATATGAGAGGAAGTGAGAGAAAAATTGACTTTTCACGAATGGAGAGATGAGGAAGAGAGATGTCGAAGTTGTATGCATCTAaactctcaaaattattttaaaatttaaaatatttcaaatgtAATTTGGATGCACTGAAAATTGACATgtagaaaattaattttgatggGAGGAGGTAGAATGAGAAAGTCATCTAAATTAGTTACCTTTTTCATCATTCGTACGGTACGGTGCATGATTTCTCAAATCTGCGTAGTAAATTCCCATCATTTCAATTTGGCCCGCTTGCAattctaaattttgaaaatgactgTTTGAACTTTCCCCAACTTGAAAATACTATTATTTCCTAGAGAATATTCTTACGCAgtggttgcttttgttttttagCCCCAAAGTttgaatttctttttctttttgagacTTTATGAATTCAACTTCGCCCTTTAATCATATGGATTAATCGCTAAGTAACTTAATACGCGTGTTTTGCATGGACGAAGACTCCGAAGTCGCACACGTGCAGCAGGGAAATTTTATTCTTCCCaccaaagtttttaaaaaattttcaaactacTTCTTATATTTTAAAGCTGTTCGAAATTCTCTAAATATTTTAAGTGTTGATGAAGAAATGAAAATGACTCTATATTACCGTAATGTTAAtataatattagattttttttccaaatttagCCCATCGAATCTGGTACGTAGATGACCTATCTTCTAATTCACCAACGGATAAAATAAGAGCACGCATAATAAGTCGACCTCTACTTATAGGCAGGAGTACCACCCCTTAGAATAGGACTGTAGTTGTTGAGATAATATTGTCACATaaaattttgagatcaaaatttaatatgtttaaatatgtttttttttttatcttagtcatctacactaatgactagtagttatctatgatttattttattttttttattttaatttagagaCGAATTAATAAGGATGTTGAAAGCAAATAAATTATCTTTTACCATATGAGATAAGCAAAACTATCAAGATGCATCTTCTCTATTTAAAAGAAGAGACACGTGCAAAATGGTAGACGTGCGATAAGAGATGCATATATAGAGGAGGATGCTAACAGTCTTTAGGCTTAAATAATCGGACCAACAGTTTGGTGAACTCGATATTCTGTCAtgccattaaaaaaaaaacattagcaACAGAATTAACTACGGACACTTAAATTCTATCTTTATATAGCGCTGGCCAAATTAATTACCATCACTAATAGTGACaacttaaaatattaaatttaatctATCTCTATTAACGATAGATATTTAAATATCGGTTGCTTTGTGTTACATGCTTATGTTTTTTACCTCTAAATATATACGATAATTTATTTAATCCATCACTAATAGGGATAGACATTTAAAATCCGTCACTAATAGAGACGGATAATTAATCCGTTGCTAATAGCGATAGATAATTAATTATCCATCTCTATTAGCGACGGATAATAATTATGTGTCACTATTAGTGGTATATGCATATATTTTTCGCCTTTAAACtagttaaattatttaatttctcACTAATAGCGACGGATAATTAATTATCCTCACTATTAGCAATGGATAATTAATTATCCGTCGCTAATAGTGATAGATAATTAATTATCCGCCGTTTAGTGTTATCTGCATATGTTTCCTTCTTTTAAACCAGATAATTTAATCTGTCGCTATTAGCGACGAATTAagttttttttcataatatttgGGATATTAGGGCACAACACCGCTGTCGATCTTCCTTGCGTGTTTTCTCTTTACAGCGCGGCTGCTTCGGCAATTTCCTCTTCCCGTGATTTCCTCCTTCGTCGATTTCCTCCTTGGCTTCTCTTCCTCCAGCTTAAGGTACTCCTCCGACTTCTCTTCCTTACCCATGCCAGGCACTACCTGGCTACGTGGAGGCCGCCTGCGAGAGGCTGTCGGCCACGACCTGGTGGAGGGTGACAACCTCGGCTTGGCTGCAGCAGGCGACCTTTGTCAGGTCGTGCCTGACGACCTCCGGCAAGCTGCGGCCAACGGCCTACGCCAGGCCGCGGTCGACAGCCTCTGGCATGCGGCCTCTGCTAGGCCGCAGTCGGTAGCCTCTAGCATTCAACCTCTGCCAGGCTGCAGGCGCTGCCTGCAGTCATTGTTAGGTTGCGAGCACGATCGGTAGTCACTGCCAGGTCGTGGGCTCGTCTGGCAGCCAATGCCAAGCCACAGGCGTGTTCGGCAACCACTGCCAAGCTGCGGGCGCGGCCAACATCCCCTACCAAGTAGTTTTAGAATTTAAATGACTTTGCTTATCTTTAGTACAACACATTGTGTTTCTAGAATTTTGATCTATATTAATGGTGGTGAACTCATATAGGTCTTTAAAATCCCTCAATTAATTCATCACTTAAATCATCAAGAAGTAGGTCTAGTTTTATATCAAGTTTAGAAGCCTAATTTTTATACTCTTGCTAATTATTTTTCTCTTACACAATCGTATAAATACTCTATTGGTATATTTTATATGTATGTGCATACTGTTTATTTAGATACTATATTGCTTATTTAGATAATTATCAGATTGATATTATCTGCATGATTAACCATATTGATATTACTTGCATGATTAATCATGTTTGAAAATATAATTATGCTTAGTTTGACATGATTAaccatgtttaaaattttatttgatttatgatacaatgtatatgaacaaggCTTGGATGTATAATAGGTTATACAGtgaatttattagtcaagaataTTTTACTgggttgaagagtttgtgaattttttgttagattttgcTATTATGTATCTAGTTCAGTTTAATTCAGCTAGATTACTATGCTATTTGTGATGTGTTGTGTATTTAATTTGGTATGTGTTGTGAGTTTGTTATATTGTTATTTTTGATGTATTGTGAGTTTTGTTGTTAAGTATTATGAGTTTATTGTGAAAATAATCATTTGTGATGGTTGTAATGATTTGTATTCATATATAAACAAGGAAAAATGGGAAAAAAAGAATCTAGAAAGATGAACAATAAATTAGCAACAACTTTCTGTTGCGACGGATTTTATGTGTTTCTGTTGCTATTagcaataatttatttttaaattccgTCGCTAATAACAACGAAAAATTGACTTTCCATTGATAGATACTATTGGATGATACTCATTCTATATGTACAATatctaaaaattaattatcacttgatggaaaatagagagttaaagataatttttcttttcaggataaattaatattaaaaatatttatttattttaactatcatttgaatttaaatatagataatatttgataaatatatattttttacaatCAACTGtaaatctataaaagaaaaaggcCAAAGGCCGTTGATATAGCCGTTATGGTATAACGGTCCATCTAGGCCGGTTCGGCTTAACCTCTCTATGGCAATATCGTAAAATGAGTATAATCACAAGGGTAATTTAGCATATAAGATAAGGGTCATTTTAATCTTCTAAGATACTTCCCGAAGCCCAACGGTCTTCTCCGCCTCGAGATGCCGAAATGCCAACGTACCGTGTGTATAAACACACCTCATTTTGTGATAATCTACTCGCTCTTTCTCTTGTTTATTTGGAAGCCGGGATGCGAAATGTGACGTGACTTTATCACCTTCTTCGGCTGATTAAAGCGAACTGGTGGAATGCACCGCACCTCCTCTCTCTCCTTAGTGCTACTATCTCGGTCTTCCACCGCCTTGTCTCTCTCGCAGTTTCCAGTACGCTCGTTTGTAGAGTTTCGATATTCGTAAAAGCCCAAATACTGGAGGGATATTGGAGGAGGAGATGATGGAAGAGGCAGCGGTCGCGCTGGATCTGGAAACCACGGCGCCGATGGAGGAGAACTACCAGACTGTGGAGGCGGCGACAGCCAGGACGGCGGAGATCGACCTGGAAACCACGTTGCCGATGGAGGAGAACCACCAGACTGTGGAGGCGGCGACAGCCGGGACGGCGGAGATCGAGCTGGAAACCACGTTGCCGATGGAGGAGAACCACCAGACTGTGGAGGCGGCGACTGCCGGGACGGCGGAGATCGACCTGGAGACCACGGCACCGATGGAGGACAGCCACCAGACTGTGGAGACGGCGACATCCGGGAAGGCGGAAATCGACACGTCGGCACCGTTCCTGTCTGTGAGGGAAGCGGTTGACCGGTTTGGCGGCATCGCCGTCTGGAAGTCGCAGCTTAGAGAGCTATTTCATCCCGAAGTAAGATCCCTATTTGTTTCCCCTTGTTGTTTTCTGCATTTTTGTTATCCTTGTCAAAATTGCATACATTTTCCCCCTTTTCTTTTCTATGTTATTatgtgcaattttttttttatggcaTTCCTTGTTTTCTTTGAACTAGTGATTGAGTTAACTTATTCTTCTCTATGTTATGTGCGCATTTTGATTCCAGTCCTTAATTGATACTAATTATTCATTGAGAATGCCTGCTGTGATtctcagatttaaaaaaaaagctTCTTTTAAATAAATCCTTATTAACTTGTTTTTCTTTGCCTTATGTGTGTGCACTTTTAGTGCCATAGTGTCTCAATCCACCTAGATGAGAGAATTGAACAAGTCATTTGGGCTCAActaaaagaaaatgaattttgTATTTGTGGCATTGAATCGATAAGGCCTATGTTTCTTGAGGATTATACTTGGAAATAAACTAGGAGAGACTTATGTAGATTAATTATCAGTAGAATTTCAGTGAGTGACATGCCATCTTTTCCATCAGAAACTCAATTACCCAGAGGATGTTAACGAGGTTATCAGCATGGAGGAACAAGCAGCACAACTAGAGATGGATCTTATTCTGAAAGAAAAGGAGACACTCAATGTTTTACAAGAGCTTGAAATGACAAAAAAGATTGTGGATGCTCTGAAATTGAGATTGCAAAAAGAAGTCCCTGAGGCCATTAAAATGCCTGTCGGGAACTTTGATAATATGATGATACAGTCTGTTCCTGAAACAGAAGAACATTGCCCCAGTGATCTCGAGGAAGATGGAGGGGCGAACCAGTCGAAGGAAAATTTAAGCATGATTACTAGTGATTTTGAGAAAGATGTAGGTATTGATGACTCTAGCATTGGGGTGAACCAATCTTCGAGGAGGATACCAGTGGAACTGAAGCAAGTGAAGGAAAATATAACCAAGACAGCAAGTGATTTAGCTGATATTCGAACTTCCATTGGGGTGCTGAACATGAAAATACAAGAGGAAAAACTCTTGTTAGATAAATCACAGGAGAAGCTAACCGCCAATGCCACTTTGATTTCATCCCTGGAGGAAGATCTTAATCAGACAGCAACTGAATTGGAGAGGGCTGAAGATTTAGAAAGTGAAAATTGTGAAGATTCCTCGAATATATTGCAGGAAATCAAGGAATTAAACTCTGAAGTTGAACAGTCAAAGAAGACGAATGAAGCTTCGAAGGCTGAAGCTTCTGAGCTAGCATCTGAGATTGAGCACACAAAGGCAAGCATCAAGACTGTTGAACTCCGGGGGCTTGCTGCTAGGAAGATGGAAGAAGCAGCCAAAGCAGCTGAAGCTATGGCTCTTGCTGACATCAAAGCACTAATTTGCAGCAACAAAGCAATCTTTGATCTTCAGAATACGTGTGGTGTAACCCTTTCCATGGAAGAGTATATGGCCTTGGCAAGCAAAGCTCAGGAAGCAGACCTATACTCAAGAAAGAAACTTGAAACTGTAATGCTTGAAGTGGACCAAGTGAACATGTCTAAATCGCAGCTACTGACAAAGGTGGAAGAAGCAATGACAGAGGCAAAAAAATGCAAGAAGGCACTTGAAGATGCGTTGAAGAGGGCAGAGGTTGCAAATAGAGCGAAACTTGAAATTGAGGATGCCCTCCGCAGATGTAGATCAGAACATGGCCACCAGAGTCACAATGCTTACAACTCTACCAAATTCAGGAAGGATTCCCTGATGCTTGACCTGAAGAGCTCAAGCAGTAGTGGCCAGCTATCGATCGGTCAGATATTGAGCATGAAGTTGGCAGACCCAGAATCTCTCGAACAGCATGAGATAGGAGGATCATGGGAGAAGGAAAATGAAAAGCCTACTGTTTCACTGGGTCAGATGCTGAATAAGAGACATGGGGCCTGCTTGATGTCGCAGAGGCTCGAGGAGAATAGACATTTGTCCATTAAAAGGACCAAGCTCGGTTTTGTAGGGTTGCCTCATCTCTTAGGGAAGCAAGGAAAGAACACGAGGAAGAGGCATTCCTCGAGCATCGAGTGATAGTTACTTGTTGAAGATTAGTGTGAACCAGTGTGATATTACTTAGCTTCAGTGTCTATGAATTGTAATCCACTTTTTATGTACTTAACATATATTATTTGTTGAGCGTAGTTTATTGTCAA includes these proteins:
- the LOC122052078 gene encoding WEB family protein At2g38370-like translates to MMEEAAVALDLETTAPMEENYQTVEAATARTAEIDLETTLPMEENHQTVEAATAGTAEIELETTLPMEENHQTVEAATAGTAEIDLETTAPMEDSHQTVETATSGKAEIDTSAPFLSVREAVDRFGGIAVWKSQLRELFHPEKLNYPEDVNEVISMEEQAAQLEMDLILKEKETLNVLQELEMTKKIVDALKLRLQKEVPEAIKMPVGNFDNMMIQSVPETEEHCPSDLEEDGGANQSKENLSMITSDFEKDVGIDDSSIGVNQSSRRIPVELKQVKENITKTASDLADIRTSIGVLNMKIQEEKLLLDKSQEKLTANATLISSLEEDLNQTATELERAEDLESENCEDSSNILQEIKELNSEVEQSKKTNEASKAEASELASEIEHTKASIKTVELRGLAARKMEEAAKAAEAMALADIKALICSNKAIFDLQNTCGVTLSMEEYMALASKAQEADLYSRKKLETVMLEVDQVNMSKSQLLTKVEEAMTEAKKCKKALEDALKRAEVANRAKLEIEDALRRCRSEHGHQSHNAYNSTKFRKDSLMLDLKSSSSSGQLSIGQILSMKLADPESLEQHEIGGSWEKENEKPTVSLGQMLNKRHGACLMSQRLEENRHLSIKRTKLGFVGLPHLLGKQGKNTRKRHSSSIE